In one Cottoperca gobio chromosome 12, fCotGob3.1, whole genome shotgun sequence genomic region, the following are encoded:
- the egfl7 gene encoding epidermal growth factor-like protein 7: MYQTLLLSSSLFILHVMGTPQFFAHHGRRTCGRDPRHGAAVATESYARAVHKPYITLCQGHRLCSTYKTVYSVAYRQVSRAAPPSDFYSDCCPGWRRFHSHNCNQAVCGQPCVNGGTCLRPNQCACLLGWTGHQCQTDVDECSEQHPCAQECVNTAGSYRCACRDGFKLTGDGRSCQSLPLPPLPPPPPPPTQTSQATVGGHTDAGGGFSQMENVTEEVQSLRNRVELLEKKLQMVLAPFSSFFPPSLDEMWSEKTTLLSHSFQQLDRIDSLSEQIGFLEERIGTCSCQET; encoded by the exons ATGTACCAAACgctgcttctctcctcctccctcttcatcCTTCACGTGATGGGCACTCCACAGTTCTTCGCTCACCACGG GAGGAGGACTTGCGGCCGAGACCCCCGTCACGGCGCTGCAGTGGCAACAGAGTCATATGCCCGGGCGGTGCACAAGCCCTACATCACCCTGTGTCAGGGGCATCGCCTCTGCAGCACTTACAA GACTGTGTACTCGGTGGCGTACCGGCAGGTGAGCAGAGCAGCACCTCCTTCAGATTTCTACTCAGATTGCTGCCCCGGCTGGCGGAGATTTCACTCTCACAACTGCAACCAAG CTGTGTGTGGACAACCCTGTGTGAATGGAGGTACCTGCTTAAGACCCAACCAGTGTGCCTGTCTGCTCGGCTGGACGGGGCACCAATGccaaacag ATGTGGACGAGTGTAGCGAGCAGCATCCATGCGCCCAGGAGTGTGTGAACACAGCTGGCAGCTATCGATGTGCGTGCAGAGACGGCTTCAAGCTTACTGGAGATGGCCGTTCCTGTCAAagccttcctcttcctcctcttcctcctcctcctcctcctcccacccaGACCAGCCAGGCAACAGTGGGTGGTCACACCGATGCGG GTGGAGGGTTCAGCCAGATGGAGAATGTGACGGAGGAGGTACAGAGCCTGAGGAACAGAGTAGAGCTCCTGGAAAAG AAGCTGCAGATGGTTCTGGCCCCGTTCAGCAGCTTCTTCCCGCCGTCGCTGGACGAGATGTGGTCCGAGAAAACCACCTTACTGTCCCACTCCTTCCAGCAGCTCGACCGCATCGACTCCCTCAGCGAGCAGATCGGCTTTCTAGAGGAACGCATCGGCACAT GTTCTTGCCAGGAGACTTAG